In Juglans microcarpa x Juglans regia isolate MS1-56 chromosome 7D, Jm3101_v1.0, whole genome shotgun sequence, the following are encoded in one genomic region:
- the LOC121239061 gene encoding LOW QUALITY PROTEIN: cytochrome P450 86A1 (The sequence of the model RefSeq protein was modified relative to this genomic sequence to represent the inferred CDS: deleted 1 base in 1 codon) — METLPILFGIAAAASAYLFWFYLLAQKLTGPKVWPVVGSLPALFLNRSRIHDWMASNLRATGGSATYQTCTMPFPFLASKQGFFTVTCHPKNIEHVLRTRFENYPKGPDWQAAFHDLLGQGIFNSDGETWLIQRKTAALEFTTRTLRQAMARWVNRTIRTRLWYILDKAAKDNSSVDLQDLLLRLTFDNICGLTFGKDPETLSLDLPNNPFSIAFDTATEATLQRLLYPGFLWRFEKVFCIGKERRLKESLQVVENYMNDAITARKESPSDDLLSRFMNKRDVDGNPFPMSVLQRIALNFVLAGRDTSSVALSWFFWLVMHHPEVEDNIIKEISTVLKETRGDDHRKWIEEPLVFDEADRLVYLKAALAETLRLYPSVPEDFKYVVSDDVLPDGTFVPAGSTVTYSIYSVGRMKTIWGEDCMEFKPERWLSAEGDRFEPPKDGYKFVAFNAGPRTCLGKDLAYLQMKSVASAVLLRYRLSPVPGHRVEQKMSLTLFMKNGLRVYLRPRQLQGQQVAT; from the exons ATGGAGACCCTACCTATTCTCTTTGGCATAGCAGCTGCTGCGTCAGCGTATCTCTTCTGGTTCTATCTCCTAGCCCAAAAGCTCACCGGTCCAAAGGTATGGCCCGTCGTGGGAAGCCTCCCGGCTCTCTTTCTGAACCGGAGTAGAATCCACGACTGGATGGCTAGTAACCTTCGCGCAACCGGCGGTTCAGCCACGTACCAAACTTGCACCATGCCTTTTCCTTTCTTGGCTAGCAAGCAAGGGTTTTTCACTGTTACTTGTCACCCAAAGAACATTGAGCACGTCCTACGAACCAGGTTCGAGAACTATCCAAAAGGACCGGATTGGCAAGCCGCTTTCCACGACCTGCTAGGCCAAGGGATTTTCAACAGCGACGGCGAAACATGGCTTATTCAACGCAAAACAGCGGCATTGGAGTTCACCACCCGGACGCTGAGGCAAGCCATGGCTCGGTGGGTGAACCGGACTATCAGGACGCGCCTCTGGTATATTTTGGACAAAGCTGCTAAAGATAACTCTTCAGTGGATTTGCAGGACCTTTTGCTCCGCTTGACTTTCGATAACATATGCGGGCTCACATTCGGGAAAGACCCAGAAACGCTTTCTCTGGATCTACCCAATAACCCGTTTTCCATAGCCTTTGACACCGCCACCGAAGCCACTCTCCAACGGCTTCTCTACCCGGGTTTCCTATGGAGGTTTGAGAAAGTTTTCTGCATTGGTAAGGAGCGAAGATTGAAAGAAAGCCTTCAAGTCGTCGAGAATTACATGAACGATGCCATCACGGCTCGCAAGGAATCTCCGTCCGATGACTTGCTCTCTCGCTTCATGAACAAGCGTGACGTCGACGGGAACCCCTTCCCGATGTCCGTCCTCCAACGCATCGCTCTGAACTTCGTCCTCGCCGGGCGAGACACATCATCGGTGGCGCTGAGCTGGTTCTTCTGGCTCGTGATGCATCACCCTGAAGTTGAGGACAACATCATCAAGGAGATATCGACGGTTCTCAAGGAAACACGTGGCGACGACCACCGGAAATGGATCGAAGAACCGCTGGTGTTCGACGAGGCTGACAGGCTAGTTTACCTGAAAGCCGCATTGGCAGAAACGCTGAGACTGTACCCATCCGTGCCGGAGGACTTCAAGTACGTCGTTTCGGACGATGTTTTACCGGACGGAACCTTCGTACCTGCCGGTTCGACCGTTACGTACTCAATATACTCGGTCGGGAGGATGAAGACTATCTGGGGTGAGGACTGCATGGAGTTT AAACCGGAAAGGTGGCTCTCCGCGGAGGGAGACCGGTTCGAACCGCCAAAAGATGGCTACAAATTTGTGGCCTTTAATGCCGGACCGAGGACCTGCTTAGGGAAGGACTTGGCTTATCTGCAAATGAAGTCTGTGGCTTCTGCTGTGCTTCTGAGGTACCGGTTGTCGCCTGTTCCCGGTCACCGCGTAGAGCAGAAGATGTCTCTCACGCTGTTCATGAAGAACGGGCTCCGCGTATACTTGCGTCCACGTCAGCTTCAAGGTCAACAGGTCGCGACCTGA
- the LOC121239060 gene encoding probable anion transporter 1, chloroplastic isoform X2 gives MSIAILPMSAEFNWNPTTVGLIQSSFFWGYLLTQVAGGIWADTVGGKLVLGFGVVWWSIATALTPIAAKAGLPFLLVVRAFMGIGEGVAMPAMNNILSKWVPVAERSRSLALVYSGMYLGSVTGLAFSPFLIHQFGWPSVFFSFGSLGTVWFAVWLSKAHSSPLEDPELLPEEKKLIISNSVSNEPVKTIPWGLILSKPPVWALIVSHFCHNWGTFILLTWMPTYYNQVLKFNLTDSGLICVLPWLTMAFSANLGGWIADTLVSKGLSVTKVRKIMQTIGFLGPAFFLTQLSHVNSPAMAVLCMACSQGTDAFSQSGLYSNHQDIAPRYSGVLLGLSNTAGVLAGVFGTAATGYILQHGSWDDVFKVSVGLYLVGTVVWNLFSTGEKILD, from the exons ATGAGCATTGCCATACTTCCAATGTCAGCAGAGTTCAATTGGAACCCAACCACAGTTGGTCTGATACAGTCTTCTTTTTTCTGGGGCTACCTCCTTACTCAG GTTGCTGGTGGCATATGGGCAGACACAGTTGGTGGAAAGCTGGTCCTGGGATTTGGTGTAGTTTGGTGGTCGATTGCCACAGCTCTCACTCCTATTGCTGCCAAAGCTGGGTTGCCTTTCTTACTTGTTGTTCGTGCTTTCATGGGGATAGGTGAG GGTGTTGCTATGCCtgccatgaataatattttgtcaAAATGGGTTCCTGTAGCAGAGAGAAGTAGATCATTAGCATTAGTGTACAGTGGGATGTACCTTGGGTCAGTCACTGGCTTGGCATTTTCACCGTTTTTAATCCACCAGTTTGGATGGCCATCAGTCTTCTTCTCTTTTGGTTCTCTAGGTACAGTTTGGTTTGCTGTGTGGCTAAGTAAG GCGCATAGTTCTCCTCTTGAGGATCCAGAACTGCTGCCTGAAGAGAAGAAGCTGATCATCTCCAACAGCGTTTCCAATGAACCTGTTAAAACAATACCTTGGGGACTGATTTTGTCAAAACCACCTGTATGGGCCCTAATAGTGTCTCATTTCTGTCACAACTGGGGGACATTTATTCTTTTGACATGGATGCCAACTTACTATAATCAA GTCCTGAAGTTCAATCTTACGGACTCTGGGCTAATTTGTGTTTTGCCTTGGCTTACAATGGCATTTTCTGCAAATCTTGGAGGGTGGATTGCTGATACGCTAGTTAGCAAAGGTTTATCTGTGACAAAAGTTCGTAag ATCATGCAAACAATTGGATTTCTTGGTCCTGCTTTCTTCTTAACTCAGTTGAGCCATGTTAATTCTCCTGCAATGGCTGTTCTGTGTATGGCATGTAGTCAG GGTACTGATGCATTCTCACAGTCTGGCCTATATTCAAACCATCAAGATATTGCCCCTCGATATTCT GGAGTATTACTTGGTCTTTCCAATACTGCTGGAGTACTGGCAGGTGTATTTGGTACAGCGGCAACAGGCTACATCTTGCAACATG GTTCGTGGGACGATGTTTTCAAGGTTTCTGTTGGGCTGTACTTGGTTGGCACAGTTGTTTGGAACCTTTTTTCGACCGGGGAGAAGATCTTGGATTAA
- the LOC121239063 gene encoding uncharacterized protein LOC121239063 — protein MASLTMAFAPAVAGRVFAATEAKGAGGSKEEKGPFDWILGGLQKEDQLLETDPILKKVEEKNGGTGAGGRKNSVAVPQKKKGGFGGLFAKNE, from the coding sequence ATGGCTTCTTTAACAATGGCTTTTGCTCCGGCAGTGGCAGGAAGAGTGTTTGCGGCAACGGAAGCGAAGGGTGCCGGCGGCAGCAAGGAGGAGAAAGGGCCTTTCGACTGGATTCTTGGTGGGTTACAAAAGGAGGATCAGCTGCTTGAGACTGACCCAATTCTAAAGAAGGTGGAGGAGAAGAATGGAGGCACTGGCGCAGGTGGGCGAAAGAACTCTGTGGCCGTCCCGCAGAAGAAGAAGGGTGGTTTTGGAGGGCTCTTTGCTAAGAACGAATAA
- the LOC121239060 gene encoding sodium-dependent phosphate transport protein 1, chloroplastic isoform X1, with protein MSARALLYSLSVTPNTPPDVSARKKNSCSDVKPRYPFPFRIRVRTSSQECCSVFRVSALRSSGGRRGGKVWADVKSKPYDISSSASDSVKFEETHDGVVLGEEEKDSSVPWLERFPKRWVIVVLCFSAFLLCNMDRVNMSIAILPMSAEFNWNPTTVGLIQSSFFWGYLLTQVAGGIWADTVGGKLVLGFGVVWWSIATALTPIAAKAGLPFLLVVRAFMGIGEGVAMPAMNNILSKWVPVAERSRSLALVYSGMYLGSVTGLAFSPFLIHQFGWPSVFFSFGSLGTVWFAVWLSKAHSSPLEDPELLPEEKKLIISNSVSNEPVKTIPWGLILSKPPVWALIVSHFCHNWGTFILLTWMPTYYNQVLKFNLTDSGLICVLPWLTMAFSANLGGWIADTLVSKGLSVTKVRKIMQTIGFLGPAFFLTQLSHVNSPAMAVLCMACSQGTDAFSQSGLYSNHQDIAPRYSGVLLGLSNTAGVLAGVFGTAATGYILQHGSWDDVFKVSVGLYLVGTVVWNLFSTGEKILD; from the exons ATGAGCGCTAGAGCTCTTCTCTACTCCTTATCTGTCACGCCCAACACCCCACCCGATGTTTCAGCCCGAAAGAAAAATTCATGTTCCGATGTCAAACCCAGGTACCCTTTTCCTTTTCGGATTCGGGTACGCACATCCTCCCAAGAATGTTGCTCTGTATTTCGGGTCTCCGCACTTCGAAGTTCCGGGGGGAGAAGAGGCGGGAAAGTGTGGGCTGATGTTAAATCGAAGCCTTACGATATTTCAAGCTCAGCTTCCGATTCTGTGAAGTTTGAGGAGACTCATGACGGCGTCGTGTTGGGGGAGGAAGAGAAGGACAGTTCAGTTCCCTGGTTGGAACGGTTTCCCAAAAGATGGGTCATTGTCGTTTTATGTTTCTCGGCGTTCCTACTCTGCAATATGGATAGG GTAAATATGAGCATTGCCATACTTCCAATGTCAGCAGAGTTCAATTGGAACCCAACCACAGTTGGTCTGATACAGTCTTCTTTTTTCTGGGGCTACCTCCTTACTCAG GTTGCTGGTGGCATATGGGCAGACACAGTTGGTGGAAAGCTGGTCCTGGGATTTGGTGTAGTTTGGTGGTCGATTGCCACAGCTCTCACTCCTATTGCTGCCAAAGCTGGGTTGCCTTTCTTACTTGTTGTTCGTGCTTTCATGGGGATAGGTGAG GGTGTTGCTATGCCtgccatgaataatattttgtcaAAATGGGTTCCTGTAGCAGAGAGAAGTAGATCATTAGCATTAGTGTACAGTGGGATGTACCTTGGGTCAGTCACTGGCTTGGCATTTTCACCGTTTTTAATCCACCAGTTTGGATGGCCATCAGTCTTCTTCTCTTTTGGTTCTCTAGGTACAGTTTGGTTTGCTGTGTGGCTAAGTAAG GCGCATAGTTCTCCTCTTGAGGATCCAGAACTGCTGCCTGAAGAGAAGAAGCTGATCATCTCCAACAGCGTTTCCAATGAACCTGTTAAAACAATACCTTGGGGACTGATTTTGTCAAAACCACCTGTATGGGCCCTAATAGTGTCTCATTTCTGTCACAACTGGGGGACATTTATTCTTTTGACATGGATGCCAACTTACTATAATCAA GTCCTGAAGTTCAATCTTACGGACTCTGGGCTAATTTGTGTTTTGCCTTGGCTTACAATGGCATTTTCTGCAAATCTTGGAGGGTGGATTGCTGATACGCTAGTTAGCAAAGGTTTATCTGTGACAAAAGTTCGTAag ATCATGCAAACAATTGGATTTCTTGGTCCTGCTTTCTTCTTAACTCAGTTGAGCCATGTTAATTCTCCTGCAATGGCTGTTCTGTGTATGGCATGTAGTCAG GGTACTGATGCATTCTCACAGTCTGGCCTATATTCAAACCATCAAGATATTGCCCCTCGATATTCT GGAGTATTACTTGGTCTTTCCAATACTGCTGGAGTACTGGCAGGTGTATTTGGTACAGCGGCAACAGGCTACATCTTGCAACATG GTTCGTGGGACGATGTTTTCAAGGTTTCTGTTGGGCTGTACTTGGTTGGCACAGTTGTTTGGAACCTTTTTTCGACCGGGGAGAAGATCTTGGATTAA